CTGGAAGCGATCGGCGAGGCCGACCCGGCGATCGACGCCGAGCTGATCGACTACCTCTGGCAGCTCTTCGCGGAGCTGGGTTTGCGCGATCTGACCGTGCTGCTCAACAGCATCGGCGACCAGAACTGCCGGCCGCAGTATGTGCAACTGCTGCGCGCCTACTACGCCGACAAGCTCGATCGGGTCTGTGCCGACGACCGCGTGCGCTTCGAGAAGAACCCACTGCGCCTGCTCGACTGCAAGGTGCCTTCCTGCCAACCGATCATCGCCGGAGCGCCGGTGATCGCGGAGCACCTCTGCGAACCGTGCGCCGAGCATTTTGCCCGCGTGCAACGGTATCTGGCCACCCTCGAGATCCACTTCGTCGTGCAGCCGCGGCTCGTACGTGGGCTGGACTACTACACGCGCACGGTCTTCGAGTTCGTGCCGGAGGGCGCCGGCAGCACGGGCACGATCGGCGCCGGCGGCCGCTACGACGGGCTGATGGAGGTGCTTGGCGGCCCACCCACGCCGGGCATCGGCTTCGCCACGGGCATCGAGCGCATCGTGCTCAATCTGAAGAAGGCGGGCATCGAGCCGCCGCCGCTGGCGGGACCGGAAGTGTTCGTGGCTTATCCGACCGATGCGCAGCGCGACCAGGCGGTGCTGCTGGCGGCGCGCCTGCGGCACGAGGGGATCGGCGCCCTGGCGGCCACGGGCAGCCGCAGCCTTAAGGCGCAGATGCGCCACGCCGGCCGCGCCGCCACGCGCTACGCCTACATCGTCGGCAGCGGCCCTGGGGAGAGCCAGCTGCGCGATCTCCGTGCCGGCTCGCAGCAGGCAGTCGAGCCCGACGACCTGATCGAACGGATGAGAGAGGCGGCGAAATAGCCCGCTTCCGCGCGTAGTACACTGGTCGGGCGGAGCGTGACGGCTAGGCCCGGGTACGCAGACCGATGCAGGCCGGAACATGTGGGAACGACTCGAAGAGCTGGTGCGGCGCTACGAGCAACTGACGGCCGAGATGGCGCGGCCGGAAGTCGCCTCCGACTTCGCGCGCTACCAGGAGCTGGCGAAGGAGCAGTCGCAGCTCGAAGGCACCGTGGCGCTGTACCGGCGCTATCAAGAGGCCGTGCGCGGCCTGGCCGACGCCCGCGCCGCGCTCGAAAGCGATGACGAGGAGCTGCGCGAGCTGGCACGCGACGAGATCGCCGAGCTTGAGCCGCGCGTTGAGCAATTGACGCAGGACCTGCGCATCGCCCTGCTGCCCAAAGACCCGCGCGACGAGAAGAACGTGATTCTCGAGGTGCGCGGCGCCGAGGGCGGCGAGGAGGCGGCGCTCTTCGCCGCCGATCTCTTCCGCATGTACACGCGTTACGCCGAGCGCCACGGCTGGAAGAGCGAGCTGCTTTCCAGCACGCTCAGCGACATGGGCGGGTTCAAAGAGGCCGTCTGCGAGATCCGCGGCCGGGGCGCCTACTCGCGCCTGAAGTACGAGAGCGGCGGCCACCGCGTGCAGCGCGTGCCCACGACCGAGGCGAAGGGCCGCATTCACACCTCGCTGGCCACGGTCGCCGTGCTGCCTGAGGCGGAAGAGGTCGATTTACACATCGACCTGAAGGATGTGCGCGAGGACGTGTACCACAGCGGCGGCGCCGGCGGCCAGAACGTGAACAAGGTCGCGACCGCGATCCGGCTCACGCACTTTCCCTCGGGCATCGTCGTCACCTGCCAGGACGAGCGTTCGCAACTGCAAAACCGGGTGAAGGCTTGGAACCTGCTCCGCTCGCGCCTGCTGGACCTTGAGGTGCGCAAGCAGGAGCAGGAGCTGACGGACACGCGCCGCTCGCAGCTTGGCTCCGGCGAGCGCTCCGACAAGATCCGCACCTACAACTTTCCGCAAGACCGGCTCACCGACCACCGCATCCCGCTCACCGTCCACAACCTGCCGGCGATCCTGGACGGCCAGATCGACGAGATCATCGACGCGGTGACGATCTGGGATCAGCAACGCCGCTTCGCCGAAAGCATCGCGGCGGCCGACTGATGCGTGCCCCTAATCCCGGTTCGCCGCCGGCTGCTGCGAACGCCATGCAGCGGGCCGTGGTACAGTTGCGCGCCGCCGGAATCGAGGAGCCGCGGCTTGAAGCGGAGCTGCTGCTGCGCCACGTGCTCGGGCTAGACAAGACCTGCTTCTACCTGCGCCTGCCCGAGGCGCTCGGCGCCGAGCAGTACGATCGCTTCATCGATCTGCTCGATCAGCGGCTGAAGCGCCGGCCGCTGGCATACATCACCGGCCACCGCGAGTTCTACGATCTGGACCTGCACGTCGCGCCGGGCGTGCTGATCCCTCGGCCGGAGACCGAGTTGCTGGTCGAGCGCTGCCTGGCGATCGGCCGGCGCCTGGTCGGCGAACGGCCCGTGACGTTCGTGGATGTGGGCACGGGCAGCGGTGCGATCGCCCTGGCCGTGGCGAAGCACCTGCCGCAGATCGAGGTGCTGGCGACCGACGATTCGCCCGCTGCGCTCGCCGTCGCGGCCTACAACGCGCGGCGGTTGCGGCTGGCGGCGCGTGTACGCTTTGTACAAGGAGACTTGCTGGCTCCGGTGCCGTGCCGGGTGGATCTGATCGCCGCCAATTTGCCGTATATCCCCACGGCCGTGCTGGCCACGCTGGCGCCAGAAGTCCGCGACCACGAGCCGCGCACCGCGCTGGATGGCGGCGCCGATGGGCTGGATCAGATCCGCCGGCTGATTGGGCAGCTGCCGGGCCGGCTGCGCGCCGGCGGCGCCGCGCTGCTGGAGATCGACCCCGGCCAGGCGGAAGCAGTCACCGAGCTTGCCGCCCAGATTGGCGCGGCCGCCACGATCGAGCCCGACCTCGCCGGGCGCAGCCGCCTCGCCGTCATAGAATTGTAGTGCAGTGCAGTGCGGCTTTGCGCCTGCGAGAGCATACGTTGGCGCTGGCCGCTGTGCTAGGCTCGTATACAGCGTAACGAGTTCGCGTTGAGGGACGCTCGCAGGTGGCGGAACGGCACGGCGAACGCCGGCAATGGGGTCTGCTCTCCAGTCACGGCCAGGTGCTGGTCTACGTGATGGCACACCCGGATGTCACGGTGCGCGGCCTAGCACAGGCGCTGAACTTCTCCGAGCGGCGAATCATGGGTGTGCTACGTGACCTCGAAGAGGCCGGCATGCTGCACCGCGAGCGCCGTGGCCGCCAGAACCGTTACCTGGTGAACGAGCAGGCCGCGATTCGTGCGCCGGAGGCGGACAATCTCTCGCTGCGACACCTGCTCAGCGTGTTGGTGCCGCGGGAACGCCGCGAGCCGGCAAGCTGATTCACTCCGGTTCCCGTCGCCGGATTGCGAATATCGCCTCGGCCGAGCATGTCTCGCTATTTGACCGCGACGCAAACGAATGCCTGCGCGGGCAGGTGCAACCGCCCGCTGCGCGGGTGCTGCCAGCGGCGCAGCGTGGGCGCGGCTGTCTCGCGCACCCTGGCAAGCTGCTCCGGGTCCAAGCCGGCGAGCGGCGAGCCGGCGTAGGCCAGTCCGCGCTCGACGGTCTGCCAGTACTGATCGGCCGACTCGTATTCGAGCGACGCGGAGACCCGGTCCGGCGTGACGTCCTGGTACTCGGCCTCAGAAAGCAGCCGCGAAAGCGCCCCCGGTTCACCGTAGCGGAACGGCCGCGCGCTCACCGCGGCCGGCCGTGCCGGGAGCACCGCGTGCACCGCGTCGAAGGGGATCGCCAGCCAGGGGCTGCGCAGCGCCTCGCCCCAGGTCGAGAAGGCCGCGCGACCCACTGGCCGCAAGACGCGCAGCATCTCGGCAAGCGCCGCCCGCGCGTCGGCGAACTCCGCGATGCCCAGGTGGCAGATCACGAGATCCCAATACGACGACGCCAGCGCGCTCAGGTCGCCCGCATCCAGCGTCTCGAAGCGCACCGTGCGCAGCCCGGCTTCCACGGCGCGGCGTTGGGCCAGCGCGGTGAACTCGCCGGAGATATCGACGCCGACGACCTCGCCGCCAGGCCCCGCGCGCATGGCCGCCTCGATCGTCGTCTCGCCGGGGCCGCAGGCGAGGTCGAGCACGCGCTCGCCGGGCTGCACGGCGGCCAGCTTGAAGAACGCGCTGAAGAACTGGTTGGTGAGCGGCAACACGAACTCGGCATAGTCCGCTGCCTGGGCATGACTGCTGGCTGACGTGATCATGGCACGAAGGTAGCAGGTAACAGGGAACAGGGGCGAGCCTATAATGGCCTGGCAGCAGAGGAGGCAGCGCCATGCAGGCAACCGACCTTTCCGGACTGACGATTGCCCGCGCGGCCGAACTGATTCGCTCACGCGAGGTTTCGCCCGTAGATCTTGCCGACGAATACCTGGCGCGAATCGGGCGGCTCAATCCGGCAGTCAACGCCTACGTCGCGGTTACGGCGGAACGCGCCCGTGCAGACGCCCGCCGCGCCGCCGAGGAGATCGCCGCGGGCAACTACCGCGGCCCGCTGCACGGCGTGCCGATCGCCCTCAAAGATCTTTACGACACGGCCGGCATCGAGACGGCGGGCGGTGCGAAGTTCCTGCGCGGCCGCGTGCCGGCGCAGGACAGCACCCCCGCCCGCAAGTTGCGCGAGGCCGGCTCGGTGCTGCTCGGCAAGCTCAATACGCACGAATTGGCCTACGGTGTGACGACGAACAACCCGCACTTCGGCGCCACACACAATCCGTGGAAGCTGGACCACATCCCGGGCGGCTCCAGCGGCGGCTCGGGCGCGGCGATCGCGGCCGGCATGGCCGTCGCCACGCTGGGCACCGATACGGGCGGCAGCATTCGCATCCCCGCCTCGCTCTGCGGCTGTGTCGGCCTCAAGCCAACCTACGGCCGCGCCAGCAAGGCGGGCGTGCTGCCGCTCTCATACCTGCTCGACCACCCCGGCCCGATCGTGCAATCCGTCGAAGACGCCGCGATCGTGCTCGGCGCGATCGCGGGCTACGATCCCGACGATCCGGCGACCGTGCCCGTCCCGGTGATCGACTACACCGCGGAGTTGCGCGCTGGCGTGGGTGGCCTGCGCGTCGGCGTGCTGCGCTCGTACTTCTTCGAGCGCCTCGACGACGAGGTGCGGGCCGCGGTCGAGGCCGCGATCGCCACGCTCCGCGGCCTCGGCGCCGAGCCGCGAGACGTCGAGATTCCCGGCATTCAAGAAGCGGTCGCCTCGCTGTTCGGGATCGTGCTGGTCGAGGCGCAGGCGATCCATGCCGAACCGCTGGCCTCGCGCCCCGCTGACTTCGGCCCGGACGTGGGCGCGATCCTCTCACAGCCGACACCGCCGACCGCGGCGGTCGCCGCGGCGCTGCGGGCGAAGGACGTGCTGAGCGTGGCGATGCGGCGTGAGCTCGAGACCGTCGATCTGCTGCTCACGCCCACGACGCCGCTGCCGGCGATCCCCATCGGCCAGGAGACGGTCAAGTACGGCGGCGTTGAGGAGCCGGCGATTGCGGCGTTCGTGCGCTGCACCGGGCCGTTCAACGCCAGCGGCCTGCCCGCGCTCTCGCTGCCCTGCGGCTTCACCCGCGCCGGGCTGCCGATCGGTCTGCAGCTCGCCGGCCGCCCGTTCGATGAAGCGACGGTGCTGCGCGCCGGTCACGCCTACGAGCAGGCGACCGAGTGGCACCGGCGGCGGCCGGCAATCGGGGTGGGCGGCTAGCCAAGCGGGTACCGGCATAGTTTCACGATCTCGTGGCCCGCAAGCTGGCAGGACCGGAGCAGGCCGCGCTGCCCAATGCGGACCTACCGTTCCACGAGGCCGAGATGGAGCGGCTGCGGGCGCTGCTCGCCGAGGCAAGCGAGGAGAGCCCCTTGCCTGACCGGCCGGCCGGCGCCGGCGCGCTCAACGATCTGCTGCTTCGCCTGCGGTTGCCAGACG
The sequence above is drawn from the Dehalococcoidia bacterium genome and encodes:
- the hisS gene encoding histidine--tRNA ligase, producing the protein MYQAPRGTSDVLPAEQPYWQHVSRTAERLCARYGYQRIDTPIFEDAGVFIHGTGESSDIVQREMYLFEDRDGGHTYALRPEFTPNVMRAYLEHGLFNQPQPVKLWTVGPAFRHERPQAGRTRQFHQLDLEAIGEADPAIDAELIDYLWQLFAELGLRDLTVLLNSIGDQNCRPQYVQLLRAYYADKLDRVCADDRVRFEKNPLRLLDCKVPSCQPIIAGAPVIAEHLCEPCAEHFARVQRYLATLEIHFVVQPRLVRGLDYYTRTVFEFVPEGAGSTGTIGAGGRYDGLMEVLGGPPTPGIGFATGIERIVLNLKKAGIEPPPLAGPEVFVAYPTDAQRDQAVLLAARLRHEGIGALAATGSRSLKAQMRHAGRAATRYAYIVGSGPGESQLRDLRAGSQQAVEPDDLIERMREAAK
- the prfA gene encoding peptide chain release factor 1 encodes the protein MWERLEELVRRYEQLTAEMARPEVASDFARYQELAKEQSQLEGTVALYRRYQEAVRGLADARAALESDDEELRELARDEIAELEPRVEQLTQDLRIALLPKDPRDEKNVILEVRGAEGGEEAALFAADLFRMYTRYAERHGWKSELLSSTLSDMGGFKEAVCEIRGRGAYSRLKYESGGHRVQRVPTTEAKGRIHTSLATVAVLPEAEEVDLHIDLKDVREDVYHSGGAGGQNVNKVATAIRLTHFPSGIVVTCQDERSQLQNRVKAWNLLRSRLLDLEVRKQEQELTDTRRSQLGSGERSDKIRTYNFPQDRLTDHRIPLTVHNLPAILDGQIDEIIDAVTIWDQQRRFAESIAAAD
- the prmC gene encoding peptide chain release factor N(5)-glutamine methyltransferase, which produces MQRAVVQLRAAGIEEPRLEAELLLRHVLGLDKTCFYLRLPEALGAEQYDRFIDLLDQRLKRRPLAYITGHREFYDLDLHVAPGVLIPRPETELLVERCLAIGRRLVGERPVTFVDVGTGSGAIALAVAKHLPQIEVLATDDSPAALAVAAYNARRLRLAARVRFVQGDLLAPVPCRVDLIAANLPYIPTAVLATLAPEVRDHEPRTALDGGADGLDQIRRLIGQLPGRLRAGGAALLEIDPGQAEAVTELAAQIGAAATIEPDLAGRSRLAVIEL
- a CDS encoding helix-turn-helix domain-containing protein, with amino-acid sequence MAERHGERRQWGLLSSHGQVLVYVMAHPDVTVRGLAQALNFSERRIMGVLRDLEEAGMLHRERRGRQNRYLVNEQAAIRAPEADNLSLRHLLSVLVPRERREPAS
- a CDS encoding class I SAM-dependent methyltransferase translates to MITSASSHAQAADYAEFVLPLTNQFFSAFFKLAAVQPGERVLDLACGPGETTIEAAMRAGPGGEVVGVDISGEFTALAQRRAVEAGLRTVRFETLDAGDLSALASSYWDLVICHLGIAEFADARAALAEMLRVLRPVGRAAFSTWGEALRSPWLAIPFDAVHAVLPARPAAVSARPFRYGEPGALSRLLSEAEYQDVTPDRVSASLEYESADQYWQTVERGLAYAGSPLAGLDPEQLARVRETAAPTLRRWQHPRSGRLHLPAQAFVCVAVK
- a CDS encoding amidase, with the protein product MQATDLSGLTIARAAELIRSREVSPVDLADEYLARIGRLNPAVNAYVAVTAERARADARRAAEEIAAGNYRGPLHGVPIALKDLYDTAGIETAGGAKFLRGRVPAQDSTPARKLREAGSVLLGKLNTHELAYGVTTNNPHFGATHNPWKLDHIPGGSSGGSGAAIAAGMAVATLGTDTGGSIRIPASLCGCVGLKPTYGRASKAGVLPLSYLLDHPGPIVQSVEDAAIVLGAIAGYDPDDPATVPVPVIDYTAELRAGVGGLRVGVLRSYFFERLDDEVRAAVEAAIATLRGLGAEPRDVEIPGIQEAVASLFGIVLVEAQAIHAEPLASRPADFGPDVGAILSQPTPPTAAVAAALRAKDVLSVAMRRELETVDLLLTPTTPLPAIPIGQETVKYGGVEEPAIAAFVRCTGPFNASGLPALSLPCGFTRAGLPIGLQLAGRPFDEATVLRAGHAYEQATEWHRRRPAIGVGG